The following proteins are co-located in the Leptospira weilii genome:
- a CDS encoding glutathione S-transferase family protein, which yields MIKLYGSNISNYVNKVKLGLLEKGLEYEQIRVSPSQDEEFLKISPMGKIPVLELDGKFISESGAILEFLDTIFPQAPKLIPEDPWEAARVREITTMIEIYLDIPARRIYLLSMKGKAVSPELIEEVHPILVKGVKALQRVVRFSPYIAGNVFTMADCSGFANLSMIDEELRPFYPNNHPLDLLNDWKEYSTFMKTKEGPGLVEKEKQTLKKIIARAKARIE from the coding sequence ATGATCAAACTGTACGGCTCAAACATCAGCAACTATGTAAACAAAGTAAAGCTGGGACTTTTGGAGAAAGGATTAGAATACGAACAAATTAGGGTTTCTCCCTCTCAAGACGAAGAATTTTTAAAGATCAGCCCGATGGGAAAAATTCCGGTTCTGGAACTAGACGGAAAATTCATATCCGAATCCGGAGCTATTTTAGAATTCTTAGATACGATTTTTCCCCAAGCACCAAAACTAATCCCGGAAGATCCCTGGGAAGCCGCAAGGGTCAGGGAAATTACGACGATGATAGAGATCTATCTGGACATTCCCGCGAGAAGAATCTATCTTCTGAGCATGAAAGGAAAAGCCGTTTCTCCCGAATTGATCGAAGAAGTTCATCCGATTCTGGTCAAAGGAGTAAAAGCGCTTCAAAGAGTGGTCCGATTTTCCCCTTATATCGCAGGAAACGTTTTTACGATGGCGGACTGCTCTGGTTTTGCAAATCTATCTATGATCGACGAAGAACTGCGCCCTTTTTACCCGAACAATCATCCCTTGGATTTGTTAAACGATTGGAAAGAATACTCTACATTTATGAAAACAAAAGAGGGTCCGGGGCTCGTGGAGAAGGAAAAACAGACTCTTAAAAAAATCATCGCAAGAGCCAAAGCAAGAATCGAATGA